The genomic region GGAATTTAATGGTACTATTAACGAGATACGAGTATAAAACCAGAAGCATACTACTACTCAGACcaaattgagaaagaaaaatagacaGCTTCTCATGATGGCGGGTGGTGATGCAGTATTCTGACAACCAATATGTCGGATGTATAATGAGGTTCTAAAAGGAGCTCGTTGCCTACCTGTGATAGCAATTGTGAAAATGACTTTTAATTGTTCTATCCATTATTTTTGtgagaaaatgacaaaaagtaGTACAATGTTAAACAACAATCAACTGTGGACAAACTATGCGTATAATGGACAGAATCCCATTAATATTTTCTCGAGACGGGGTCGTAGACGCCAAAATAATGAAGTCAATAATTGAATATactgtttttttatttgtatgtaattttaattttattagttgttaaaaattaattaaacatcaATATGcttgttattaatattttttaattataaaaataataaaaaaattcgaaatattataaaattaaaaacaataagtactaatcaattaatatattgtattcttaattaacataaataaaaatttaacaaaaatgagCCCAAGTCGTTAGTAGCACCAATGATTTGGACACAATAATATATGTGGCCAAGTTGTTATGATACTAACGGCACCATGTAGTTAGTAGCACTAACGAACGGccttttcattaaaaaaaagtgggaAATTGTTAGTAAATAAGGTTTTGTTGTTCATGAATATCTTCGATAGGGAGGGCAATGAAGCTATGCTGCGAGTAACTTCCtagttgagagagagagagagagggcgtatagttgtaatattttttaataaaaactaaaaaagatAGGGGGTCAAAAACAGAAACACGAGAACTTTAGGGGCAGTTTAAGTAATTTTGGCATGACTCACTGAATTGAATGACCGACTCCAGGTACAAAGTCAGATTATCAAGAACCTTCACTAGCCTCACCCGTTAAGCAAGATCAAGcaaggggaaaaaaagaagaaaaaggaaaatcacGTTCGACAAAGAAGAACTAGCAAGTCTGAAAGAGAAATCATAAAATCAGAGGAAAAAAATGGCGTTGCAATGGGTGATACTGGCGTACGTGGTGGCTGCAGAGGCGGCGGTGGCTATTATCCTGACATTACCATCGCCCAAGGCTCTGAAATCTCGGATTGTATCGCTCATCTCGCTTATTCTGCAACCATCACTCTTTATCATACCATTCTCCGGTTTTCAGCTTCTGGGTATgcacattttttcttttttgattttttctgttCCCggaattgatttttaatttatttcatttttcggCCTTTGGCCGTCGCAATTTGAAATGggttcttaatttttttttaaaaaaatctgtGTTTGCTGCTAGATATTTACTGGAAGAATGAACACCGGTTGATGTGTTCTGGGGAGATCTGCACTGCTGCTGAGAGGGATCGCTATGAGAAATCGGTAATTAGTTTTCGTTTCATTCTCTGTTTCAAATTGGTATTCTGTTACTGGTTATCATTTTGATCGATACTTTTGGTTCGATGATGATGAAAGTAATTATATAGTGAGCTAGGAGTTAATTGTATGGTGCTGAGATTTTCGTTTGCTTCATATCTTAGAAGGATTTATGCTTGTTCCGAAAGTTGAGAGTACCGGAGCACCACACTTTTCTTTGATGTTGTTGTTACTAGTTTACGTAATtgtcaataattttgataatatcttCTTGTTTGCTATCCAATAAATAGATTAGATAGCCCTCTGTTAGCATGGATCTTCTATGTTTCTGATATCCGCTGGTTAACTTGTTTGGAGTTGTCTAAGAATTTTATCCAATCATGTGTGGTAGTATCTTGTTCCCGAAGAATTATACTATCTTCCCAATAAGTCTGTTTTCAGTAATATAGTATTAAATTGCATAGGGATACAGTTAAGGTTGAAGACTTTGCAAATTGATGCTGGGATTTGCTTAACAAGTGTGAAAAaggattgaaaattttgaagcaCTTTGTCGAATCACTTACGGTCAAGTACATGCATATAGACttgttcattttttaagttcttatattccatatttttggaaattctGGAGTcctgtaataaaatattcttattgtTCATGTTGATCGATTGAGCATTTACTCTTACGTGGAGAGACATTTGTTGTATTGGGATATCGGTGTACGCTGGAAGCACTGCACCTTCATTTTTGtgaataaaatagtttaagaCACTGGTTATTAACTGTCTTTCTGTCTCACTAGGTTTTCCCTTGAGCTTAGGTCTTTACATAAGTCCTAGTGCTTTTCTGATGATATCAATCATCTTTAGTTTTGTGTGAGATCCTTCACATAAGCAGTCAGATCCTTATACAATATTCATACTCTTATTTGCTATACCATTCTAGTAgttcattttgttttagttttggCATACGGCCAATGGTACAATTTCGTTTTAATTCTCTGCTTTGGATGTTGATACAGATCTACAAGTCTCAGAGGAATGCAGTGTTATGTTCCGCTGCATGCCTGCTCTATTGGTAAATGATATTGCACTCCCATTTTGAGTTTTGAGTTTAGTCGCAAAGCTCCTTTGTCATACTATTCTTACATGGCTGCCCGTCCAATGTTGGTGTAGGTGCATTTACCGGATTTGCAAGTATCATAGGGAGATCCAAAGCATGGAGGAAGTGGAGAAGAGGTACAAGGACCAGTAgtcttttttcttcctccaATCCAGTAGATACAAGGCAACGTATTAGCAATATGAAATAGCAGAGATTTCTCTAATGTTAGCTTTCTCATACTTTCCACGGCTTCCTTTGTTTCATATACAGATGTAATTTACGAGCTCCTTTAACTCTTTCTGCATCTATTAATTCTGCATTCTGCCGccaaatccaaaataaatgTAGTTTTCATGGTGTGATCGTTACTTAGTGCATTACTGAAAGTTCACTTGTCAAGACATATATGATCTTTTGTCTTGTTTCTAGTAGAAACATGTTCTTCAGTATTGCAGCGTGTTGAGTTGATTTATTGCCCGCTCATTTCCTATGTAAAATGGGTGTAAACAATGGGATgtggatattattttttacatcaaCTCTCCAGAAACCTATTGTGAGAACAGTCATGCTGATTGTTCTCTTCCTTTCGGGTGATGCATCCCGTGAAAGAAATTTGCAGCATACATTCACGTTTTCCTTTTGCTATTATCAGCTATTTTGGGTATCAATTGCTACTTTTAGCATTTATTTCCGTAGTTAGTTCTTTTTCAATCACCGTGCCAGTGTAtggaattgaattttctttgaagCACAATGTAAGTTTGATATGATTGGTCAATTTTTCTGAACTATACACCAAACACAACAAGTGCAATATACATTTGCCATATAACTAGTTTAGGTTTAGCTAAATCGGAtctgaattagaatttttcaataCAATCAACTTAGATTATATTTGGatggatgaatttgaatttaaaggGAGGATTCAGGGAAAGTATATCAAAAATTTCGGTATCAAAagtatacaaaatttattaatattttgtaaaatataagtcataataaaaatggaattattttgttatcagaattattaaaatcaatcaaaagaatttattattagaaatttggaatttctcattttaaatttattaattcaaatacaatGTCAGCTTTTCTGCAAGCAGACTTGATTGTATTGACAAAGCAATCTTGACATAAAATTGCTTTTGCAAAGAGTTCAATTTTTCAATGAGGTAAATgcttgaaataattatatattatttgttgaatcaaagtttaaattaaaactgaCAAACATACAATAAATCAAAGCATGCACCCaacattatttaattcttgctaatagttcatattattaaaatgGCCCCAAATTGATCATTATGTAACTTTGAAATTActacattaaaatataaaaaataattaggatACATTATAAAGTAATCTAAAATGCATAGGATTGAAATGCAATAATTTCGTTCTTTTATTCTGGTGGGACATGCTTAGAATTCTGGAGCAGAATTATGTTTTAGAAATAGTCCGTAAATTCGAATTTATGTCTGGAAATAacttaagataatttaaaattagtattatatgtttggtgtttattttttaagaaataaatttttttatttattgtcagattatattctctttttatgtattcatttttgtacatataattttgtttgtaggtgggttgaattatataaattattacaattatattaatgtggCAAACCATTTAACACCGCTGTTGTGAATATCGTGTCCTAGTGTTTTtcgaaattttttatgttgcaGTGTTGGCGTCCAtgtatcataaataataattcataaattatattttactacgCTAGATCCTTTtgactttatttattatgtttaccCCTttcaagtataaaaaatattactataatatctttgttaataaattatacagagtgttaaatataagataaaattaaaaatttatgtattctttttttttgtgttggcGTTAGTATTTTCCGTAAACGCTAACAGAAGGAATACAGCAGTAAAGGGAGAACTCTCAGAAGGGTGCAAGTCTTTTAGGGAAAgtgtgattttatatttttacggggtctaaatataataaaccttaatttaaataagcattatatttattttatacgaTTATTTTGAAGGTTcttttaactttataattttcgaTAATATGTACCAAATTGTTTTAGAAacaaaactttaattaattgctCAATGAACCGAATCAACTCAGAATGATAAGCAATTGAAATCAGATGCTAGCTTTTCTATACACTGTAAACTGCTGTTGTTATCCATAAGAACAATTGCTCTGTAGTATGTACGCCATTGGAGCTGCAAAAACCTTCCAAGGCCTGATTATGTCAACTAGAACTGGTTGATATTGCTGATCACAGGGGGGACGAGCTTGTCTCTGCACCAGGTACTGAATCTGAATCTTCATCACTACTGGCATAAATATCTCCATTCTTCTGCTCCTCCCAGTCGAGCATCTCTCGAACGTATCTAAACGCTTCGTCGACAGATGCTTGGTCGTGAGCTTGGATTTGACGAACATAGAGCTTTCTGCCTGTGATGGAGGTGTAGAGCTCCTTGAATTTGACAGCAATATAGTAAAATGCCTGATGTGCAAGGGGAAGACTCTTGCTATGAGTCTTTAATGGGTTGAAATCCCTGAACCATTCACAAACGGTTATTGGGACCTGGTCGATCTTATCCTCCAGTAGATCATGTTTGGTCAAGAGCAGCAGAAATGGTGTGCCCTCGAAACAAGAATGTTGTGCTACGCTCTCAAAGAAATCTCTGCATGCCAGCATCTTATTTTGCTGAAGACCTGTAGTGTTTGTCCAGGTCTGGTTGTAGTCGCTCAAAGAAACGCAGAAGACGATGGCCCTCATGCCCTCAAACATTTCTAGCCATTTGCAGCCATTGTATAGTCCTTTAGAGCTGAGCTGGATCAATTGGTACCTGAGAACAATGTAATGAAGATGGGTTGTGTTTCAAAGGAACATATAGAGGTTTGTTGATCTGGAGAACCTTACTTTATAAGAGGTTGTTGGCTTTCTGAGTGTTGATTGTACATCTCAGAAACTGCACTGTGATCACTGAGTGAAAATTCAATACTTGCAAGGCCGTTGCCGGGGGTAACACCTTCCGCAAAAAAAATGTCTTTCTCTGAAGGTTCATACTCGTTGCTTGATATCTCAATGACCTGCCAAATTAGCAATGCTGTGAAATCTCTCGCCACAAACTGACAAGAGAACTTGGTCttgattatttgatttatgaaACAACAAATTCAGAATGTGTTAACATAGAATGATTGTTTATAGAAAAGAGATAACCTTCATACAACAGCCACATCATTGTTTTGGTGTTAAATCAGTGGATCCTCATGCTTTTGTCAAGCAAATAAATGAACTTGAAATTTTAAGTCTTGGGTTCCTGAAACTGATAATTTTGACCCTTCGATAATCATTTAACACTGCAAATCTAAATAACTTATGTTCAAGTCAAACCATGTTCATCACTGCCGTacaaaaattgttgttttagTACCATGGTTATCTAATCTAGATGACTTTAGTGTTCTACATGATTTATGCTGGCAGTTAAACCAGAACTACCAACTGGATATAAAACATTTCAATATTCATTACTATCAGCCTATGAGTTCATTACATGTAAGCTATTTTCTCCTCAACGGAAGAAACATTGTTCTTCCTAAAGAATCATCTAAAGTGCAAGTTAAGGATATCAGAGACAACGGAGACCTGAACCTGAAGTATTGAAGTGCAAATAGGACTTGAGACTTACAACAGGAAAAAACTCAACACCCTCAAGTAGTCAAAGTTCATGAGGAAGATGAGCACATACATGAATCATCATAGtgaattactattaaaaacTATTATCCTTTTGCAGCAAATGGTTATTGAAACAGTAAGCGACGCTAGTCCAAGACAAGAGCGAAGCATGGTTGCATGAAACTAGttagggaaaagaaaaaagaacaaggaGAAAGTATTGTTGCATGAGTAAACAAAACAATAGATATTGTTTCCAGTTTCATACCCGGTCCAAGAAATATTTAGCACCATCAGGAAGAACTTTTAGCTCCTCTCTTCTCTTGTATGTTTCCTGGATTGCTGGATCCTTCCAAACTTCATCAATGACTGGAGCATATTCACGTGCGGCAGCAGGAAAGAAAGTGTTTATATCTCCAGTAGCCATGAGATCTAAGAACCAATCAGAGAAATTGCTGATTTTCTGATTAACTGAATAGATGCATTGCCTGCTTCCATCACATTTCATTTCCCCTGAGATCACGAAACTTCAGAGTCCAAAACCATAGCATCTTTGAAGACAATGGAATTCGGGTTATCAAAGCAAAGATGAATAGAATTCTCATGGCAATGTAAAAAAGTATTCGTCAGACTTGCTTTGTGGTCTCACCCCATgcacaaataaattcaatatttcaGTATATCGGAAATAAACATATGCATCATGAAATAGCAATGCTGTTCTACGGTGGAAAAAGACATTATTAAGACAAGGTTAGTTAAGTAAGAGATGACTGAGAGGAGGCAGGAAATCAAGAATGCCAGAGAAACTACCTGGTATAGACATTTCAGCAGACTGACCAGCAGACTCTTTATTCAACAAAGCCTCTTCTTCAAAATGCTCCCTCCCCTCAagtaaaatacttaaatatcTGTATGTGTTCCTTTGTATAATGAGCTTAATGTTCTCCCGCTCTTCAGTAGTAAGTTTGTTTGTGTATATAAACTTGGCCTGTCgcatgaaaagaaataaatgaactCAATGAGCTAACaggataataaataaaaaaagtaaacgATGTGCAAAAGAAGAAGTGTATTCTTTGACATGCCAAGACTTAACAAACTCAAGAATCTGGACTAGTTGCAATGTCAAAGCAAACTTCCATCAGAAGTAAGAGAAGAAGTAAGAGAAGAGCGAGGACGCATATGCTTTTTTGATGTATTCTTCCAAGAATTCATATAATGTGTTCCTGGTGAAGACAAAAGCAGTGGGAACCTGACAGGAACAGTCTCTCTCATAAACTTACACAGGACAAACATTTCAGTTGAATTGAGGGAAAAATGCGATTTACCCcctataatatgaaaaatgagcaaaaaaaaggagaaaataacaaattacccCCTGTGTTTTGGAAAATGAAGCAGATTACCCTCCTATCTAAACCATTGAtagaggggtaatttgcttcattgtacaaaacacagggggttagtaattctttttttataggagtattttgcttattttacatattattgcagggggtaaattgtatttaacccgTTGAATTAATGTGATCTGGGGTTAAATAACATGATTCATCAATCACAAAATGTTGAGCCAGGAACAATAATTTGACATAGGTTTCAGGACATTCAAATCACATTTGGATATAGTTTATGATCGCTGAGAAGCATCGGAAGTGAACAGTGAGGAAAGCAGAATGTAGCAACTTTAAAAGTTGCTGAACATCTATGGCTGAAAACTTAAGGATATATCAATAGTGTTTTGTGGATGGTGCAGCACTTTTTTCCAGGAAACCCCGACCAGAAGGTATGCAGACTCATTCCCTGCTATGATTTGACCGTAAACGCACAGAAATTTCCAGGAAATGTATACAGTATGGTTAGAGTTATGTATGGACATGCTTATTTATCTGCGCATATccttattaaatcaaatatataagatGAATTTAATAACTTCAAAAGCAGATACATATGAGCATCCATGAGTATACCTGCTTGAAGATGGTACTTGCCCCAGAACCCTCTATTCCAAGAAGCAGAAGTTTCTGGACTCTTTGCTGCTCCAAAAACTCAGGAAATAATCTAGCTGAAAATGAAGCAGGTTCTTCCTTTGTACAAGGAGCACGTTCAGGGGGTACGGGCAATGAATACAATGAACAAAGGGCACGAATTGAGGCCTGCCTAACAGAAAGCCCAATTCAAACTCTTCAATAGAGTACCTTAAATGACCAAAAACACTATCAAAGCAAAAAGAATATTGTAAtctatatattacaaaaaaccTTTTCCCATATATATCCTTTAATGTTGTTTTGGCCTTCTTCCTCATAGGATCCATCGTCATATAGCCAAAAGTGGGTATCACGAGGGCATTGAACCTTGGCCAGCTAAAAGAGAGACAATACAGGagtatatcaaatttttgcCACAAAGATGAAGGTTCTAAGACagtcttaatttaaaaaaatatatttattttcagaaaGGGCAGCAAAGTAATGTAACAGTGGTAACACTTGCCAACATAATGCTACAACTGTCGGATGAATTTATCACTCTCACAAGCAATAAGTAACATAGAGGAGCAAACTCTATTGATGATATCCGCAAGACATAAACAACTATGAACATAATAACAAAGCAAAGAAGTACTATCTATCAGTTTTATTAACATCTGTATGTTAGACTTCTGTCTGAGATATGAAACTCCAATTTTCCAACTCTAAGCCAGTTGTTTGAGGCCTGGACCAGAAAATGTGCCGGATTGAAAAAACTGGCTCAAAAAATTGTCTCGCTTACTGGTACAGTTGATTTTTCCAAGTGAATGGCTTCAACAAAAATGTCATGTCAAGTTAACAGATGATTAGTAGAAACTATATCATCAAGTACATCAATCATATTATGCAAGTTGCATCTTCTTTATGCTAATATTGCTCATCATATGTTACCAAAAATTCAGTAATTTGCAGTTAATCTGCTTATATCTATTTCTTATCAGACACTGAGAAGAAATCAGCTGCCTACCCTCCAAATTTCATCCAATTGGTAACATCCGCAGTAACTGAAGGGTGGAAGAATCAAGGCCCATGATTCAACTAAGGGACGATTTTACTTACACATATTGAACATTGTACTGATACATTGTCATTGCATTTTCCATCAGTCAAACACATATAGAACCCGTATTTATTAAATCCTCTCTAACACAAATAATGCACTGATCTCCAGTCAAAGCAGGTTTTAAAGTAGCTCAAGggatataattaatagtacctagaaaactaatttttcaataaatcgTTGCTAACTACTAAACACAGTGATCGTCCGCTTAATGTGTGTTTTTAGATAAAGTTTTACCAGATTTTAGTGAAAACTAGCCAGAAATTTTGAAGTCGTCAAAACCCAAGAAAACACTATCACAGCATCCTCAGAAAAATACGGCAAAATGTAAAGGTCTTTCCTCTGGGTCAAGAAGTTGAGAACTTTTTCTTACCTTTAACACTCTGAGCTCAACTTTAGTAATCTCGCGGCCATTCATGTAAACTCTCGTTTTTCCGCCGCTGGCAGCAGTCTGCAACTTGCCTCCTACATCCAATTTTGAACTAATAATCCTATCAGGCTTTTCTCCCTCCTGGAACAATTCAACAATCAATATCCATGATacgaataattaaaaaacgaaagagaaaaaaatcaaaaaaagaaaagcctGATAAAAAGCAAAAGCAGACTCCTTGAAAATCGAGATCAGGGATAATTTTCTTCACCTTCCCCCAAAGCCCAGAATCTTTGTCATACCAATACCTCCCCGGCTTCAAATCCCTTGGAGGGAACTCACAGCCCAACAACTCATCCAATTCTTCCACCGTCAGTTCCCTTCCATTTACAGTAACCTGCTCTGCCCTCACCTGATTAGCCTTACACTCTCTCTCTACCTTCATTATGTTCTTAAGCTCCAACCGGCTACAGAGTCTCGCCAACAACCTCGAACCCTTTCCCAATCTCCCTCTGTTCGCTTCGTCAATCGCCGTCCCGATGCACCCCACGCACTTTCTCCCCTCCGGCATCGACCCCATCGCCTTCAACACGCACTTTCTACAGTACTCTGCTCCGCACACGATACACCCTTCTCTTCTCCTTAACACCCAATTACTCGCCTTCCCACATCTACTACAACCTCTCCTCTTATCCCCAGTACTCAACGAAAAAACCCCTCGTTTCATTTCCCTTCCCCCCTCATGGGAACCCGAGGAGTTGTCGCGATCACAATGATCACCGGCAGCTTCAGCGTCCCCATTGTTGCTTATTTCATCCGTCGCATCATCAAAAGCGACTGAACTAGCACTCAACCGTTTGTTCTCAGAGTTCGTGGTCTCGGAACTGGAACAGGACTTCAGCCACGCTGTGTTTCTTGGAGTCAGCGACGGGGCCTCCTTCGGGAAAGTAGTGAATCTTTCTTTCGGAATCACGGGATTAACAGGTGGCGTGAAAAATGGAGAAGGGCCAATGTAATCGACAGATATGGAGTAGTCAAGCTGATCTTCGTCCGGCAAGGGAGCGCCTTCCGGCAACATTTTACGCAGCAACTCATCCCAAGAACTGGGGTCCCGTTCCTCCACCTCTGGAGCCGCcataagtgtgtgttgtgcGTGGAAAATGGAGAGCTTGAGGGTGAGAGTGATTGAATGAGAGTAACGTGAGGAGTTACGTTACAGAGAGTGAGTCACGTAGGCTAAAGGGTGGTTTGGTTTAGTTGAGAAAAAATAGAGGAAGAAACGGGCAATGACGGTGACTGAGATGACGTCTATCAGTACGTCACTGTCTAACGGCCATCAATTTTCAATCCGTTTGGCAAATTCACAATTTCcgttaataaagaaattaattgtGCGGAAGGTTAATTTGGCAATTGAATTGACAGTTTGTGTTTGTTTGGACTTTGGAGAATTATTGTTGACCATTTAGTTAGGTGGACAACACATGTgctgatttatttaaattaatattttttaaagataaaagcaatcaattattattatttaaaataaatagactaTCACTATTTATATCgaatatctatattaataaaaataattacaaaaatgatatattattcaataatatcgaataaattatatctaaacaataattactattataataaaaaataacacctactatacaataaatacaaaaaaacagACCTATAACAATGGATTTTTGCAatgaatttcataaaaaattcgtGTCAAATCAGATTTTCCACGGCTTTTTACAGCGGAATGTTGTCCGTTGCTATATGAACCAATGTTATATAGCACCGAATTTTTCAGCCCTTGCAAATTTTtgcaatgattttttatccgttgtaaattttcattgcAAAATGTGtggttttcatattttgcaaCGACTTTTGCAATGGATATCTGTAGCAAAATTGATGGCcattttgttgcaaaaataatttttatttgcaataaaaaatagttgcaATATTGCAACCcattttttcaacaatagtccgtttcaaatattgaaatgaaatattttaatataattcgttgcaaaataatttttatttacaatgaCATTGCAATGGAAGTCATTGCAATATTGCAATGTATTTTTTGCAACGATATTCCATAACAAACTTtgcaatgaaatattttttttaactccattgtaaaattattttcatttg from Sesamum indicum cultivar Zhongzhi No. 13 linkage group LG3, S_indicum_v1.0, whole genome shotgun sequence harbors:
- the LOC105158190 gene encoding extra-large guanine nucleotide-binding protein 3-like, encoding MAAPEVEERDPSSWDELLRKMLPEGAPLPDEDQLDYSISVDYIGPSPFFTPPVNPVIPKERFTTFPKEAPSLTPRNTAWLKSCSSSETTNSENKRLSASSVAFDDATDEISNNGDAEAAGDHCDRDNSSGSHEGGREMKRGVFSLSTGDKRRGCSRCGKASNWVLRRREGCIVCGAEYCRKCVLKAMGSMPEGRKCVGCIGTAIDEANRGRLGKGSRLLARLCSRLELKNIMKVERECKANQVRAEQVTVNGRELTVEELDELLGCEFPPRDLKPGRYWYDKDSGLWGKEGEKPDRIISSKLDVGGKLQTAASGGKTRVYMNGREITKVELRVLKLAKVQCPRDTHFWLYDDGSYEEEGQNNIKGYIWEKASIRALCSLYSLPVPPERAPCTKEEPASFSARLFPEFLEQQRVQKLLLLGIEGSGASTIFKQAKFIYTNKLTTEERENIKLIIQRNTYRYLSILLEGREHFEEEALLNKESAGQSAEMSIPGEMKCDGSRQCIYSVNQKISNFSDWFLDLMATGDINTFFPAAAREYAPVIDEVWKDPAIQETYKRREELKVLPDGAKYFLDRVIEISSNEYEPSEKDIFFAEGVTPGNGLASIEFSLSDHSAVSEMYNQHSESQQPLIKYQLIQLSSKGLYNGCKWLEMFEGMRAIVFCVSLSDYNQTWTNTTGLQQNKMLACRDFFESVAQHSCFEGTPFLLLLTKHDLLEDKIDQVPITVCEWFRDFNPLKTHSKSLPLAHQAFYYIAVKFKELYTSITGRKLYVRQIQAHDQASVDEAFRYVREMLDWEEQKNGDIYASSDEDSDSVPGAETSSSPL
- the LOC105158189 gene encoding uncharacterized protein LOC105158189 yields the protein MALQWVILAYVVAAEAAVAIILTLPSPKALKSRIVSLISLILQPSLFIIPFSGFQLLDIYWKNEHRLMCSGEICTAAERDRYEKSIYKSQRNAVLCSAACLLYWCIYRICKYHREIQSMEEVEKRYKDQ